The Phoenix dactylifera cultivar Barhee BC4 unplaced genomic scaffold, palm_55x_up_171113_PBpolish2nd_filt_p 001069F, whole genome shotgun sequence genome window below encodes:
- the LOC103701137 gene encoding probable pectinesterase 67, with product MAASSLCHLFISSWAAVAVFILSLSSILGGAISVKSTDIIQGPLLTSKIATNRTILVGPKEEFQSVQAAIDAVPDGNSQWIIIHLRAGIYREKVVIPERKSYIFLRGNGKGRTAILWDESCNNNTESASFSVWADNIIVFGISFKNDALVGAPDAPFKQSVAAMVAGDKVAFYHCAFYSAHNTLFDHKGRHYYESCYIQGNIDFIFGRGQSIFQSCEIFVLTDRRTKILGSITAQNRQSADEDSGFVFLKGKIYGIGNVYLGRAKGAHSRVIFSKTYLSKTITPDGWTHWSYDGSANHLLHGEHDCHGPGADTAQRVPWARQLTDEEAAPFISIDFINGKEWLPAYYY from the exons ATGGCAGCGTCCTCATTGTGTCATCTCTTCATCTCGTCGTGGGCCGCCGTTGCGGTcttcatcctctccctctcttccatcCTTGGAGGAGCCATTTCCGTAAAAAGTACAGACATCATCCAAGGTCCTCTCCTGACTTCCAAGATCGCTACCAACCGCACCATCCTTGTCGGTCCGAAGGAGGAGTTCCAATCGGTGCAGGCCGCCATTGATGCAGTCCCTGACGGGAATTCCCAGTGGATCATCATCCACCTCCGTGCCGGAATCTACAG AGAGAAGGTTGTAATCCCAGAGAGAAAGTCATATATATTCCTAAGAGGAAATGGCAAAGGAAGGACCGCCATCCTTTGGGATGAGAGCTGCAATAACAACACAGAGTCCGCATCCTTCTCTGTCTGGGCCGACAACATCATCGTGTTCGGCATTAGCTTCAAG AATGATGCTCTGGTTGGTGCTCCTGATGCTCCATTCAAGCAGTCGGTGGCAGCCATGGTGGCTGGAGATAAGGTGGCTTTCTATCATTGTGCCTTCTATAGTGCCCACAACACCCTCTTTGATCACAAGGGCAGGCATTACTACGAAAGCTGCTACATCCAAGGCAACATTGATTTCATCTTTGGCCGTGGCCAGTCAATCTTTCAG AGCTGCGAGATCTTCGTTCTCACGGATCGAAGGACAAAAATTCTTGGCTCAATCACAGCTCAAAACAGACAGTCTGCAGATGAAGACAGCGGCTTCGTGTTCTTGAAAGGCAAGATATATGGCATTGGCAATGTCTACTTGGGTCGAGCTAAAGGAGCTCACTCTCGGGTCATTTTTTCCAAGACCTATCTCTCCAAGACCATTACTCCTGATGGCTGGACCCACTGGAGCTACGATGGCTCCGCCAA CCATCTACTCCATGGAGAGCACGACTGCCATGGACCAGGTGCAGACACGGCTCAACGTGTCCCATGGGCACGCCAACTCACTGACGAGGAGGCTGCTCCATTCATAAGCATTGATTTCATCAATGGGAAGGAATGGCTGCCGGCATACTATTATTGA